The following proteins are encoded in a genomic region of Maylandia zebra isolate NMK-2024a unplaced genomic scaffold, Mzebra_GT3a scaffold26, whole genome shotgun sequence:
- the LOC143416169 gene encoding uncharacterized protein LOC143416169 isoform X1 has translation MARRGLDSPLDFAAGRLDYVVERPAEEGLPEVIRILDDSDTERVSEGEYGEYIPLPSSPSSPEAQDPDDSEEEGEYPPYIPEDVEEVSEDTDNSSDWNNSEEWADWPSDDSGYDTMDERADSPLIQELPPEPFWHDWQHPIAPGAAPFAMPPFGQANAPLFPVGDPLASPASSAPPSAASSPAPLAASSPAPSAPSSPAPSSATLSASPSTSALTSSAKRSGDDTCTDEVSAKRCKVSDDTFYGPSTSSGSVGVRRFWERPFNLSLDDSDSD, from the coding sequence GTCGTCTCGACTACGTGGTTGAGCGTCCTGCAGAAGAAGGCCTTCCAGAGGTCATCAGGATCCTGGATGACTCTGATACCGAGCGTGTCAGTGAAGGTGAGTATGGTGAGTATATCCCTCTCCCATCCTCACCCTCTTCTCCTGAAGCACAGGATCCTGATGACAGTGAAGAGGAAGGTGAGTACCCTCCCTACATACCTGAGGACGTCGAAGAGGTGAGTGAAGACACTGACAATTCCTCTGACTGGAACAACTCAGAAGAGTGGGCCGATTGGCCTAGTGACGACTCGGGGTATGACACCATGGATGAGAGAGCTGATTCCCCTCTCATCCAGGAGCTCCCTCCAGAGCCGTTTTGGCACGATTGGCAACATCCTATTGCTCCAGGTGCTGCCCCGTTCGCCATGCCGCCTTTCGGCCAGGCCAACGCCCCACTCTTCCCGGTTGGTGATCCTTTAGCTTCTCCtgcttcctctgctcctccctcAGCTGCTTCCTCTCCTGCTCCCTTAGCTGCTTCCTCCCCTGCTCCCTCAGCTCCTTCCTCTCCTGCTCCTTCTTCCGCTACTCTCTCAGCTTCTCCTTCAACCTCAGCTCTCACCTCCTCAGCAAAGAGAAGCGGAGACGACACCTGCACTGATGAGGTAAGTGCAAAGAGGTGCAAGGTAAGTGATGACACGTTTTATGGCCCTTCAACATCCTCGGGTTCTGTTGGTGTCAGACGCTTCTGGGAAAGGCCTTTTAACCTTTCACTTGATGACAGCGACTCTGACTAG